AAACGGTTGGATTCGATACATCCACTCAGGGTTTGAGACCGAGCAATTTCTTACTTACAAACGTGAAATTGAGATCCTTCTCAAAGAGGGGAAGACCAGAACAAAAAGGCGAACCCCGGTTCGTGGAGATTAGGAGAGTGAAAATGAAACAACTTATCGGTTTTGCACTAATTACACTTGCATTTACGATACTCTTGAGTGGCTGCGTGACCGTCAAACCGTACGAACGCGAAAACTTAGCCGATCGCACGATGGACTTTGACCAGAACCGTGAAGAAGTCATGATGGAACAGCACTTCCTCTTAACCCGCGAAGGGAGTATCGGAGGCAACGGCGGAGCTGGCGGCGGCTGCGCCTGCAATTAGCCGGAGGCTATTTCGACCGAAGTGAAGCCCGAAGGGCGAAACGCAGTGGAGAAATCTTGTAACAAATATCACTAGCACAAAAACATGAAAAAGCTAATTATAAAAACCACAGCAATCATTCTCCTTTTATCAGCCGGAACAATACTGTTTGCCGAAGACAAAATCAGCTTTCGGACAAATTTTTTTAGCGATAACACCGGAACTACCGTACAATCCCCGGCGGTTGAGTTTTTAAAGAGCTTAATCGGCGATCTGCAATTTAGGTTGCGCTATAGTTTGGACCGGGTGATCATCCCGCCCATTCGCGGTCT
This genomic stretch from candidate division KSB1 bacterium harbors:
- a CDS encoding DUF4266 domain-containing protein; its protein translation is MKQLIGFALITLAFTILLSGCVTVKPYERENLADRTMDFDQNREEVMMEQHFLLTREGSIGGNGGAGGGCACN